The Eremothecium cymbalariae DBVPG#7215 chromosome 7, complete sequence genome contains the following window.
tttttatatttttttatattttttcattGAACTAGTTTGTTGAAAAGCTAAAAGGAGAATGGATCATGTTCTCAAAGAACGTTATTGTTACATACTACACCAACAATTAAAccctttttatatatatctctttAAGTACTTGCAGACATTCTTGTGTTGATTGCTATATTTAAGCACCTTAGGAAAACTTCCATCTGTTACCACAGGCTTCACATGTACAAAAGGTGGTCAAAGGTTCATCGGCGGATCTGGTTTGTAACTGATAATATGACACCTTTTTCTCTTTACACTTCCCACATTGGAACCTATCAGTAACAGACCTTTCTAGTGTAGCACCCTGTGCATTAAATAAGTTCTGTTTAGCAATTTCTTCtaacttctttttcaaatgttCTGGAGCCAATTCTTTCGGATCACAATTGACTAGATAGTCTGGCGATATATCTCCATTTGTAATCTTATGTTTTAAATCTGGATTGTTTTTCGAGATTACGTTAGAGTAAATGACGCGGTACTTATCTTTATAACCCTTATCATTCTCAGCTGGAATTTTTAGCTTATACATATGTTTCTCAATGTCGATAGCGATAGCTAGTATAGATTGTGGAGGGTGCTCACTTTGTTTGGCCAATGCATCGTAAAATGCCTTGATAACCATGTCACGTAATTTATCATTATAAATCGTCGTATTCACGCCATCATTCTTTGCATTTCGAGGCCCCTTAGCatgatatttttcttgtatttttGGTTCGTTTGCATTATCACAAACTACTGCTATTGTGTGGCTATTACCAGAAGTGCTTGAAGAACCTGACGATGCGGACCCTGATTGCGCTACCGTTGCGgctcttttcttcttttcttttgaaatgGCATCCTTCCATGCTGAGATCATCTTCTTGACCAACTTGGATATTTCCTCATTAGCTGACTTCTTAAACTGGTTTACAATTACACCAACCTTGGTTTCTCGCAACAACTTCTCAGTGGCCACCAGCTCTTTATCTAGAATCTTTAGAATTTGTAGAACAGTATCTTCATTACTTTTATTcttttccaagtttttgaCATGAGTGATTACTTCTCTAAGGTCCATGCTGGATTGCACCGCACTTTGTTGTAGTAATGGGACCTTAGATGGAGGGTTCGATTTGTAGTTTTGAGATGGCTTTGGAAGTTTTTTCACAATCTGTATGCTTACAAGCAAAAAGGCCTATCTTTCCTTCAAAAATCTTCACATCGCTGAACCGGCTAAAGTATCGTTTATTCTGGCTGCGTTTTAAGAGTTATAAGCAGCAAGATCGTCTAATATGAACAAAAGTGCCAACGGGAGGCCATCCAGGACGGTCTACTTAGGTTCCATACCTTACGACCAGACGGAACAACAGATCCTCGATCTATGCAGCAATGTCGGGCCCGTTACAGGGTTAAAGATGATGTTCGATCCACAGACGGGCAAGTCCAAAGGCTATGCATTCATCGAATTCAAGGACCTTGCGACTAGTTCTTCAGCTGTTCGCAACCTCAATGGTTACTCGCTGGGCAATAGAACCTTAAAATGTGGTTACACAACTGGCGGGGGCATCTCCGAAGAATATTCGTTAAGCAATAGAGGTGAATTAATACAGCCAGGAGGTGGCTCCGCGATATCGCAGCAAGAGGAACTGGTCTACCCAAATCTTCCAGAAGGTGTTGATGTGAATATCAACATGACCA
Protein-coding sequences here:
- the DST1 gene encoding transcription elongation factor DST1 (similar to Ashbya gossypii AGR011W); protein product: MDLREVITHVKNLEKNKSNEDTVLQILKILDKELVATEKLLRETKVGVIVNQFKKSANEEISKLVKKMISAWKDAISKEKKKRAATVAQSGSASSGSSSTSGNSHTIAVVCDNANEPKIQEKYHAKGPRNAKNDGVNTTIYNDKLRDMVIKAFYDALAKQSEHPPQSILAIAIDIEKHMYKLKIPAENDKGYKDKYRVIYSNVISKNNPDLKHKITNGDISPDYLVNCDPKELAPEHLKKKLEEIAKQNLFNAQGATLERSVTDRFQCGKCKEKKVSYYQLQTRSADEPLTTFCTCEACGNRWKFS
- the RNA15 gene encoding Rna15p (similar to Ashbya gossypii AGR010C) → MNKSANGRPSRTVYLGSIPYDQTEQQILDLCSNVGPVTGLKMMFDPQTGKSKGYAFIEFKDLATSSSAVRNLNGYSLGNRTLKCGYTTGGGISEEYSLSNRGELIQPGGGSAISQQEELVYPNLPEGVDVNINMTTPAMIISSELAKLTKDEQFNLLKKLQEMSRNDRESFVILLKQCPQLSFVVAELLLTNGISQIDELTQLAVDQGNGNTNSKDSTPVSGEDDFQKLELLKQVLQLTDAEIATLPEDEKMSLWDLKQRAMKGEFGPL